Below is a genomic region from Staphylococcus carnosus.
TCTTCGAAGTCTGGATCATCTTCTCGCAAGATAACTGCAGCTCCGATAGATTCTCCAAATTTCGGGTCATTGTACCCGACGACAACACAGCGGTCAACGAGCGGATGTTTGGCTAAAGCTGTTTCAACTTCGGAAGGGATAACATTTTCTCCGCCTGTAATAATCATTTCTTTTTTGCGGTCGATGATATAAAGGTCGCCATCTTCATCTTTTTTAGCTAAATCGCCAGTTAACAGATAGCCATCTTGTAAAATTTCAGCTGTTTCATCTGAGCGATTCCAATAACCTGGTGTAACATTACGCGCTTTTATCGATAATTCACCGATTTCGCCTGTTTCCACTTCATTGTGATCATCGTCTAATATAAGAGCATCAACAAACATGACCGCTTTTCCGATACTCATTGGTTTAGCTTGTGCGTTATCTGGTGTGTTAACGACAACCATAGGCGCTTCTGTTAAACCGTAACCGTTGATAATATTAATGCCGTATTTTTTAAAGGCTTCTTGAATACTTGGTAGTGGGTGAGAACCGCCTTGAATGACAAATTTGATATCCCTGAAATCTTGAGGATTAAAGTTATCTTGGCGAATCGTGCTGTAATACATAGTAGGTATCATGATGAGGAAGTCTGGTTTGTATTTGGCAATCAATTGGTTCATTGCTTCACCTTCGAAGTAACGTTGTAAAATCAATGTCGCACCTGCCATCATAGATGGTAGGACAGTGTCATTTAAGCCAAGTACGTGAAACATCGGAGTGCCTATAATGGTAGTGAAATCTGAGTTGAGTCGATATGTGAGTTGGATGTTAGCACCATTATTCATAAAGGACTCATATGAGAACATGACACCTTTTGGAGTACCTGTTGTACCGCTTGTATAAATCAATGCGGCAATATCAGTAGGCTCAACCGATAATGATTTAAATGGACGGTGTTGTTTCGGATTTGTAATTTCATCATATTCTTTCGAATCGATATCCATATGCAATAATTCTTGGTCCACAATTGCGAGTGAACTTAAATGTTTCTCTGCATAGAAAAGAAGTTTTAATCCTGAATCTTCTACGATGCCTGCGATTTCTTTCGGATTGAGTCGCCAGTTTATTGGCAAGAATATAATACCTGTTTTAAATGCAGCTGCCATTAAATCAATAACGGCTACATCGTTTGGTGCAAAAATACCAACTACATCTCCACGTTTGAGACCTTGCTCTGTAAGATGGTTAGCTAAATTTTCAGCACGAACATTCAAGTCTTGATATGTCCATTCTGTTTTTTTAAACGGGTCAATCACTGCGGGTTTCTTTTCGTCAAAATCTGATCTTGTTTTAATCCAATCGAAATTCATAAGTATACCCCCTTATCTTTTTACATACTTCAATGAATTGATTGTGCTAATAATCCCCATTGTTCTTGATAAATCGTGTGGTCAATTGTTTTCAAATCCTTTGCGATTAAAGGTTTGAACCCCATTTGTTGAATAACATCTTTTTCTAAATTAAGACCTGGTGCTATTTCAATCAAAGTAAGCCCCTCATTTCGCAATTCGAAAACAGCACGGTCAGTTACAATGTAGACTTCTTGATTCAAAGTCTTAGCATACGAAGCATTGAAATCGATATTGCTGACTTCAGGTATGAATTTTTGAGTTGTGCCTTCTTCAATGACTTCTAATTGCTCATCTTTGATTGTTAGTTGACTTCTAGCAACTAAACTTCCAGAAAAAATAATACGCTGAACAGATTGACTGATGTCTATAAATCCTCCGCAACCATTCATTCGATTGCCGAAATAAGAAACATTCACATTACCATACTGGTCAATTTCCGCAAAACTGAGATAAGCGACTGAAATACCACCGTTGTAAATAAAATCCCAAGTTTGATCATGTCGTAAACGAAAGTCAAAGTTGGCATTCATTCCGAAATGTTTGCCGCTGCCGATAAATCCACCAAAAATTCCTATATCTTGAACAGGCTGTACTTGATGTTCAACGTTTTCTTCATACAACAAATTAGATAATTCATTATTGATACCAAAACCAATACTAATTGTGTCTCCTTCATTTAAAAATTGTGCTGCCCGGCGCAAGATAGTTTTACGTGTGTTAAATGGGAGAGGTGGGTCGATACGTTCGTTTGTTGTTGCTTCTCCCGAAAATACAGGGTCATAGTGAGTTTGAATGAGTTGTCTATGATGTTTAGAATCACCAGCAACATATATATAATCAACAAGTGATCCAGGTATAAAGACATCATCAGGGTTTAAGTCGGGTGTATCGATAATTTCTTTAACCTGTACAACAACAGTACCATGGGTGGACTTTGCGTTAAGCGCAATGCTGTAGCCCTCCGATAAATAAGCCTCTTGAGATACATAAATATTACCTTGTGCATCTGCATAAGTACCTCTTAATAAAGCAACATCGACAGGTGGCAACTGATAGTGCAAGTAGTCTTCACTTTCAATATTTAAAAATGTGACAAGTTGCTCAGTCGTCTTGTCATTTGTGCGTCCACCTTTATAACGTGGATCAATCGTGGTGTTTAATCCAATCTTGGTAATAACCCCAGGTAAGATTGAATTCGTTTGTCGATAGTGTGTCGCGATAACTCCCTGTGGTAAAAAGTATGCTTCTATCTCATTGTTTTTGATAGCATCTGCAGTTTTTGGAGAAGCCGTCATAATACTCATGATAATCCGTGAAATCATTCCCCGTTCCACAAAATCATCAAGTTCTGGCTCTATTCCCATGCTGCTGATATCATTGGCATTAATAAAAGTCAGTCCTTTAGGAGAACCGGTTTTATCATATGCCTCTAATACATTTCTTAGTAGTTCAGCTGGCAAATTAGAGACTGTTAAAGCAGCAACCCCAATAACATCGCCATCTTTCACAATGTGCTGTAAATCTTGCCGTTCTATTTGTTCCATAAAAAGACCCCTTTGCTTTTTATTTTAGAACCCCCTTTATTGAATATGTAAACCCTTACAAAAAATATAACATATGAACAAAAAATGTAAAAATAAAAAGACATTCAATTCAGAAAATTGTTTTAATTTGTAGATGAAAACCTTGATAATATAATCATTTAGAAAAATGTAAGCAATCAAACTAATAAATGATTTTATGCACGATAGACTAACAGTTACCAATTAATTGTATATCAGAAATGATAATATACATTATTAATGCTTTTTTACTATTTTCTTTTTTTACAAACTTTACAATAAATTTAAATAGCGTTAAATTTTGTAAGTCCTTATGTTATACTTTGGGCAAAATGGGTGAGGTGTTGAACGTGAGAAAGGCGATTATGGCGCTTTTACCGCTATTTATTTTATATAAAATCAGAGGTTATTTTTTGAAGCAAGAAAATCGTAAGTTTGATGAAATTGATATCGAATCAGATGAAGATAGATACCAAGATGAAGAAGAACAAGCAAATTCTGTCATTTAGTTGAAGGGAGTCATCTATGATTTTAGAAGAAATTAAAAACAAACTAACAAGAAAATTTGAAGTAGATCATATCTATGTGGGCGAAGAATCAATTATTTTAACTTGTCGCTTAGAAAACTTTATTAACTTTAATACAAAAAAATTCGAAGTTTCTGTGAATGGTAAAAAAGTTCCATTTAAAATTACTTCTCAACATCAACACGAATTGGTAGTGATGTTGAAAACTGATGAAGTCATCAACCAAAGAGATACTCAAAATATTGCTTTTTCGTTAAATGGAAAACAATTATGGCTTACTGCTGCTAAAAAATTGAAACACATTTATCAAGTTGAAAATGCTCTGTATCAAGTTAATATAGCCAAAGCAATTTCAATCAAACCCTATAATACAGGGCATACTGTCATCAATGAGCCAGTAAAACTATCATTAACGCCGAAAAAAGATGAGAAATTAGCGGTAAAAAGTGATAAAACGATTGAGGGACTATTACTGATTAACCAAAATCGTATGAAAACATTAGATATTCGTAATGGGGAACTTGATTATGCCTATATCCAAGACAAGATTAAAAAAGAATCTTTCTTAATTTATGCGGTAGAAGACACGAACATCTATCCCGTGCAGATTAATGAAGCTGTAGATGTTCCTTATTACTTTATGGCATATAGTTGGTGGGGCAATATATTAAATATCACAAGAGACTATTATAAGGTTGGAAAAATTGATATTAGCCAATTAATCGATGACGATGTGATTAACCTTTCATTTCAATCTTTTGATGCTACAGGAAAAGACGATCAAATCGAAGTAGGTGTCGTCAATTTTGACTATACAGATGTCATTCCATTACCGACATTTACTTCTTTACGCAAGGTTTCAGTTAAGATTCCTATTTCATTATTAACTACTCCTAAACGTAAGAAACTATTTATACGTATAGATGGTGAAACATATTTACTAAGAGGTAATATGAAGCCTTATTCAGGTTATCGACAAATTGATTCAGAGTTGTATAAATTAACAGTTTCAGAACATTATGGTATAACAATTGCGCACAAAAAACCGAAAATTAAAGCCGGCGTTAATACTATAGAGGAAGATGCATTGAACATTTATTTCCAACCTCATGAAGTTTATCGCCATTGCGATTATTATGTAACATTTGAAGAAAGAGAATCGACAAATCAATATCAGATTCCGATTCGCAAAGGCGAACAGGATATTCCTATTGATTATGCAGCGTTAAATCAATTACTCACTAAAAAGAAATCAATTATTGATGTGTTTATAACAATTTATGATGGCGACGAGTTAGTGAGAAAAGACAAAATTAAATTCAAAGAAGGTATTTATAAAAAAGACAGCGTGTATACGTTGAAAAAACATAAAGAAGGGGCGAATACTACATTCTTTATGTTGACGTTGACACCATTTAAAAACATTAAATTTGAGACGTTTGCATTAAGTGATACACAAATCAAGATATTGAATGAAAACAATGTTAAAAATGATAATATTTGGATGATCGGTGAACGTACGGATACCGCACAAGAAAGCGGCATTCAATTCTTTGAATGGCTGCAGCAACATACTAATGCAGATGTTTATTATGTAATAGATGGTGATTCTGAAGATTATCAAGATATCAAACATATGAAAAATATATTGAGATTCGGTTCAGATGAGCACTTGAAAATCGCAGCACAAGCGAAAGTGGTTATGAGTACGCATGATATTGAAAACATTATGCCTTATAAAGCAGCACCTGAATTCTGGGGTTATGAAGATACAATCAAAATTTTCTTGCAACATGGTGTGTTAGGAAGAAAAAATGTTGAATATCATAAGAAATATTATGATGATCCATTTGATTTATTTAACGTTTCAAGTAAATATGAAAAATACGATATTGTTGTTGATGAAATGGGTTATAAACCTGAAGAAATCGCTGTAACAGGGTTGGCTAGATTTGACCGCTTACCGCTTAAGCCAAAAAAACAATTGAAAAAAGTTTTAATTATGCCGACATGGCGTGATTGGTTGAATAGCAATGAAGCATTTGAAAAGAGTGAATATTTATCACGCTATCTCAGCTTGGTTAATAGTGAAAAATTAAAAGCACTAAGTGAAAAGTATGATTTAGAAATCAACTTCTATCCGCACTATCGAGCTCAGCAGTTCTTCCAAGAGTACTTGGCAGATGCTGAATTATCACATGTAAACTTTATTGAACTTGGCAAAAAATCTGTACAAGATTTATTAATTGAACATGACTTATTAATTACAGACTACAGTACTGTAAGTACAGACTTCAATTATATGGATAAACCAGTTATCTTCTATCATTTTGATGTCGATCAGTTTTTCCGAAAAGGTATTTTAAGACCGATAGACGAAACATTTATTGGTGACATTGTGTATTCTGAAAATGAACTGGTTTCTAAAATCTCAGATAAAATTAACAGTCGAAAACCTGCACATTACGATAGAAGTTTGATATTTGATCATATTGATCATCAAAACAGTCAACGCATTTATGATGAAATATGCGCTAAGTTAGAAAAAGAATAAAAGTAAATCGTGAAAACAAATAAAAAAGCAGTAGTTTATAAGCTATATGGGAGCGAAAATTTGGAAGCTATAACCAATTCTTTATCGCTCCCGCTTTAAATCTTGAGCCAAAGAAAGATGGAGTGGAGTAAGTATGTTGAAATTAAATCAAATGAACGTGAACTTCGGTTCAATTCAAACGAATTTACCTGCTCAAATTCGTTTGAAAATCAGAAATGAGCAGATTATCAATATTGAAGCAGCACAGTTAAAAAAAGAAGATGTTTATCTAGGAAAAACTAAAGCCGAAGATGGATTGGTCGCTATTATTGAAAACGATGATTTCCCATATTATGTGCATATTAAAAAGAATAAGATTTACTGTACACCTTATTTAAATGATAAGACAGAAGGGAGTCTTAATATACAAATAAAGGTTTATCATAATCGCTTCAAAGTAGAGCCGACACAGTACAGCTATCAGGTGATAGATACTTATAGTGGTGAAACGATTGAACTTGATCAATCTTTATTCAAAAAAGGGAGAAAACCTTTTATTGAAGATGAAGCCAACCGTGTTGGCGATCCTGCTATTTTCATTAAGTTTAAATATACTGATTTTACAACATTTTTAGAGTATACAAATTCTAAAAAAGACTTCGCATTTAAGACAAATATTCTAGAAGTCCTTACTAATGAACAACTAAGATTTGATTTTAAGAGTGCGAATGAATTAGTTGTTTCTAAAGGAAAGCATAGACAAATCATTAGACTTAATGATTTGAAAAAGATGAAAGATATTAAATTAAACAATTATTTCTTGAAGTATGCTCAGAAGCCTATTTACCTGAAATTAAATAATAAGTTCTATATTATTAGCTATCACAACCAAAAACTCAGCATTAAAACTGATAAAGAAAAAGACCTGCTTTATAAGCACAGTAATGTAGAATTTAAAAAATCTGGACGTCATATCATCCTTTCAGGTCAAATTGATTATAATGCACCCGTCCAACCTGATTATTTAATGACAAAAACGGGTGAAGTTTTAGCAAAAATGAAATGGAGTCATCAAAATCATTTTACTGCTAAAGTAAAAATTAAAGATTTACGTCAATTAAAAGAAATCCATAATACAATCTTTACTGCGATTAATGGTAAAAGATTCCACCCGTTATATCAAAGTGAGAAAGCCAATGATCAACGTAAAGTATTGCTAACATTCAATACTAAAGGACATGCGATTGTGTTAAGACGTAATGCAGCAAACAATTTAACCTTTGGTAATTTACCGAAACTTAAAATCTATAATCCATGGCATAAATTCAAAATAGAACTAGCTTATAAAATAGCATCTATTTATAAAATGATGAGTCGTGGACGTAATGTAAATGTATATTTTGAAAAAGAAGCTTCTAAAGCAGTAGAATCAGGCAAATGTGTCTTTGAAGCTGCTGCGGGCAATAAAAAGTTCAAATCTAAAAATGTATTTATCTTAGATAAATCTTCTCCTCAATATAAAGATATGAAGAAAAAATGGGGAGAAAAGGTGGTAGAACGTTTCAGTTTCCGTAACTACTTATATGTTTTTGTTTCAAATTATTTTGTTGCGAGTGAATTAAGTAACCATATCATCAATACAAGATTATTTAATGATAAATTGAACAAGAAAATTAAAGCAACACCGCTTTAC
It encodes:
- a CDS encoding CDP-glycerol glycerophosphotransferase family protein, whose product is MILEEIKNKLTRKFEVDHIYVGEESIILTCRLENFINFNTKKFEVSVNGKKVPFKITSQHQHELVVMLKTDEVINQRDTQNIAFSLNGKQLWLTAAKKLKHIYQVENALYQVNIAKAISIKPYNTGHTVINEPVKLSLTPKKDEKLAVKSDKTIEGLLLINQNRMKTLDIRNGELDYAYIQDKIKKESFLIYAVEDTNIYPVQINEAVDVPYYFMAYSWWGNILNITRDYYKVGKIDISQLIDDDVINLSFQSFDATGKDDQIEVGVVNFDYTDVIPLPTFTSLRKVSVKIPISLLTTPKRKKLFIRIDGETYLLRGNMKPYSGYRQIDSELYKLTVSEHYGITIAHKKPKIKAGVNTIEEDALNIYFQPHEVYRHCDYYVTFEERESTNQYQIPIRKGEQDIPIDYAALNQLLTKKKSIIDVFITIYDGDELVRKDKIKFKEGIYKKDSVYTLKKHKEGANTTFFMLTLTPFKNIKFETFALSDTQIKILNENNVKNDNIWMIGERTDTAQESGIQFFEWLQQHTNADVYYVIDGDSEDYQDIKHMKNILRFGSDEHLKIAAQAKVVMSTHDIENIMPYKAAPEFWGYEDTIKIFLQHGVLGRKNVEYHKKYYDDPFDLFNVSSKYEKYDIVVDEMGYKPEEIAVTGLARFDRLPLKPKKQLKKVLIMPTWRDWLNSNEAFEKSEYLSRYLSLVNSEKLKALSEKYDLEINFYPHYRAQQFFQEYLADAELSHVNFIELGKKSVQDLLIEHDLLITDYSTVSTDFNYMDKPVIFYHFDVDQFFRKGILRPIDETFIGDIVYSENELVSKISDKINSRKPAHYDRSLIFDHIDHQNSQRIYDEICAKLEKE
- a CDS encoding CDP-glycerol glycerophosphotransferase family protein, coding for MLKLNQMNVNFGSIQTNLPAQIRLKIRNEQIINIEAAQLKKEDVYLGKTKAEDGLVAIIENDDFPYYVHIKKNKIYCTPYLNDKTEGSLNIQIKVYHNRFKVEPTQYSYQVIDTYSGETIELDQSLFKKGRKPFIEDEANRVGDPAIFIKFKYTDFTTFLEYTNSKKDFAFKTNILEVLTNEQLRFDFKSANELVVSKGKHRQIIRLNDLKKMKDIKLNNYFLKYAQKPIYLKLNNKFYIISYHNQKLSIKTDKEKDLLYKHSNVEFKKSGRHIILSGQIDYNAPVQPDYLMTKTGEVLAKMKWSHQNHFTAKVKIKDLRQLKEIHNTIFTAINGKRFHPLYQSEKANDQRKVLLTFNTKGHAIVLRRNAANNLTFGNLPKLKIYNPWHKFKIELAYKIASIYKMMSRGRNVNVYFEKEASKAVESGKCVFEAAAGNKKFKSKNVFILDKSSPQYKDMKKKWGEKVVERFSFRNYLYVFVSNYFVASELSNHIINTRLFNDKLNKKIKATPLYFLQHGIVFLKPRDNSNNVGFHKQNMTNNIVKSVVSSELEARLFNEMDYNDFELMITGLPKFDNEHLIEGADKITYMPTWRPWEEAEVFNGHIEETTYYQSIMEVIEAFEKAGLLSRLQIAAHNKFSQYAKNHFNKYNDIFVEDPTDTLKNSVIYITDISSIIFDAINHGAFPIFYWKEFEDIIAKHGGTTPANRENIPGVVADDENELVEAVKSAINNDFKLPPKVLENYRRINEFHDNQNTQRVIDELVNDGVLQRK
- a CDS encoding acyl CoA:acetate/3-ketoacid CoA transferase is translated as MEQIERQDLQHIVKDGDVIGVAALTVSNLPAELLRNVLEAYDKTGSPKGLTFINANDISSMGIEPELDDFVERGMISRIIMSIMTASPKTADAIKNNEIEAYFLPQGVIATHYRQTNSILPGVITKIGLNTTIDPRYKGGRTNDKTTEQLVTFLNIESEDYLHYQLPPVDVALLRGTYADAQGNIYVSQEAYLSEGYSIALNAKSTHGTVVVQVKEIIDTPDLNPDDVFIPGSLVDYIYVAGDSKHHRQLIQTHYDPVFSGEATTNERIDPPLPFNTRKTILRRAAQFLNEGDTISIGFGINNELSNLLYEENVEHQVQPVQDIGIFGGFIGSGKHFGMNANFDFRLRHDQTWDFIYNGGISVAYLSFAEIDQYGNVNVSYFGNRMNGCGGFIDISQSVQRIIFSGSLVARSQLTIKDEQLEVIEEGTTQKFIPEVSNIDFNASYAKTLNQEVYIVTDRAVFELRNEGLTLIEIAPGLNLEKDVIQQMGFKPLIAKDLKTIDHTIYQEQWGLLAQSIH
- a CDS encoding class I adenylate-forming enzyme family protein, with translation MNFDWIKTRSDFDEKKPAVIDPFKKTEWTYQDLNVRAENLANHLTEQGLKRGDVVGIFAPNDVAVIDLMAAAFKTGIIFLPINWRLNPKEIAGIVEDSGLKLLFYAEKHLSSLAIVDQELLHMDIDSKEYDEITNPKQHRPFKSLSVEPTDIAALIYTSGTTGTPKGVMFSYESFMNNGANIQLTYRLNSDFTTIIGTPMFHVLGLNDTVLPSMMAGATLILQRYFEGEAMNQLIAKYKPDFLIMIPTMYYSTIRQDNFNPQDFRDIKFVIQGGSHPLPSIQEAFKKYGINIINGYGLTEAPMVVVNTPDNAQAKPMSIGKAVMFVDALILDDDHNEVETGEIGELSIKARNVTPGYWNRSDETAEILQDGYLLTGDLAKKDEDGDLYIIDRKKEMIITGGENVIPSEVETALAKHPLVDRCVVVGYNDPKFGESIGAAVILREDDPDFEEKLDAHMREYVAGYKVPKMYKAVETMPLNTTQKPDKLRITEIMNEQAKNHLEANQ